Genomic segment of Drosophila biarmipes strain raj3 chromosome 2L, RU_DBia_V1.1, whole genome shotgun sequence:
tccgattttgataaaattaaattcagaatttagaactaatttttaattaactacTAAACTgattattaaataatgtatcatatgctaattaataaaattgtagtAACAAAACCAAGTTTCATTtgatttgtattattaaataaaataaagaattagCGTAGAAccttatcaaacaaaaacacctcttaatgCGGTAAGGTGTCGTGGCGATCACGCACCAGCAACATtgaaaagttctgatatccaCTTTTTTGACGAATAATCCTTGTTAATTTGActtaataaatacactttctttCTTTCAGGTTCTCgcataaaagaaatatttattgaagCGTGTCGAAtgggaaaatgtatttaatcgAATTAACAAGCATTATTCGTCACATAAGTCGATATCAATACTTTTTTACGTTGAAGGTGCGCGATCGCCACGACCCCTTACCTAGTTAGGAGTTGTCTTTGTTTGATACCAGAAGTTTTTGTTATACCACTGCATATAATAACATCATTCAGAAATTTGCAttgcagtgaagaagacgttttcAAACTCATTTATGTTTAACAAATTTTAGTcgataaaaacttatattaattagaaaatatCTAACAAGAATTTGTTCTTATCAAATTACTGTTGCACAGTTTTGGGCATTGAAGTAGGCAATGAAATGCTTTTCATACTGAAAAAAATAGCTTTCTATATTCCAAACCGTAATTTGTCAAAAAGTCGTTTCATCAAAGAACTGTTTTCATTATACGCTTTCTTTTCAGAGACATATAGCTCGTCTCTGTAGCATTAGTTTTTTAGGAACTATAAGCCTTTCAAATCTGGCTTTATTTTTTCCCGCTAAACTAGCGACTTTAACTAACTTTGCGATCCTTAGCAATGCCCTTTTATTACCCCTTAATAACCGAAAAAGAAACCATATTATGATTAAACATTTGGGCGCATTTAtttcatacatatatatttatatctttgttTTAGGGATTTACTTTACATTTATAATTCTGTGTAGGTATTAAATGACTCCAAGTTCACATTCTTCAGTTTGTCATTTGATCTTTTTATTATACAAGAGCTGGGACGCTTAAATTTACAAAAGCACATATTTATTTCGAATGTGTACTCAATAGACGAATAGCTTTAGGAAgcattgtattttattttaccacacCATATGCAAAGCGTAAATCAAGAAACGAATCATAATTTGTAACTTTTGTGCtaatattcaaattaataggtgcaccatttctttttttggtaACTACAATggaacattttttcatttacttttAGACATTTAAATAGATATATTTCTGTGTATATATGCATATATGTTTGAGTCTTAGCTTTAGTTTAATTGCACTAAATATTTGCGTTAAATTGTTGGTAGTCCATTATACTAAACGTTCTTTTTGGcttatttttggtttgttgAAATGCTTGAATTGTTAATTTATCCAAGAAATGTGGGTTGTGGGTAGATCGTCGTCTCCGCTGAAACTTACTTCCTAAAGCAGGAGATGGGATTGAAGTAGCACTGCCGGTACCTAACTTGACGTTTGCTCTCCGGCAGCCGATAAAGTTCATTCACATTGCCATAGGTGGGACTCCTCAAATAGGCGCTGTAACTGCTAGATTAACCAAAAATCTGAGCTATTTAAAATGGTGAATTGATGCTGTCTCTTACGTGGGTCTGTACTGCGCAAAGAGCATCTGCAGCCGGTCCATTGGAATGTTGGGATAGATGGCCTGGGCTGGCATCTCGTAGCCTCCTCCGTAGGCGCCCCGCACGTCATCGGCCTCCTGACCATCAAGTCCATCCGTGTCCTTAAACGGATTAGCCATTAAGCTTtgtttttcattcatttcaGCCTGGTTTACTCACCGGTCCTGTTTCCCCTGCCGAGGGGCGAGCCTCGCTGAGGGCGAAGAGCAGGGTCAGGAGCAGGCCGTAGCACAATAATATCTGCACGAACTTCATCATTTTTAAGCGCTTCTGGTCtgaaagtaaaattaaaaaacaaatacaaaattatgcaaaacttGTAGATTTCTAAAGATATAATCTAAGCACTCAATTAACTTggaagatatattttaaagtttaaatttgttcACACATTTTCCTATTAGTACACGTTTTTGTATTTCTGCATACTAAGATATCTAAATCACTACTCCTTTTCAAAGCACTAAACCAATTAAGCCAAATTATTCACTGACAGTATACGCACTTTTGCGGTATACCAATTAATGCAAATGTTTGCACAACTTCAAAGGAAAAACTCACGACTTTGTCGCCGGCTAATCCCGAAGCTCAAAGTGTTGTGAAGGGGCAATGCAAAAAAATGGGACAGAGTTCCACTAgccacatttttaattaaaggtCAGATTTCAGTGGGATTGTTTTTATACtcatatttatgattttattacaCTTTTGCGTCATCACGGCCCAGAAGGACTCGTAACAAAGCAGGATGGAGTGAGTCAGAACACTTGTTGCCACAAACGTGACGAACATATTTCTGAGAGTGGGGGTGAAGTCCGCCTCAGACTCCGGTTTTTCACCTTAGGCCGGCTTAAGTGCATTTCCGCAATTAAAAACGGATATGGAACTGCAACTCAAGCGTTGCAACAGCCGCACACACCGCATCCGTAATACAATGTCGATGGTGCAACGTGTGGCAGCCACACAACGGCCTGGACATGGCCTTGCTGGACaaactttaattgatttatcaGAAGCCGACATAAAACGTGATATGGGCTCCCTTTGTATGTTTCACTTATTGAGTAACTTCCACGGCCACTTGTGTAACGGCTAGCTGACTAAAGGTCATCAAATCAACTCCTCAAAAGTTTGTGAGttcataaattaatatatatatttggaaGGTGACATACAAAATAGGGTTACTAGTTTCGAAACTCTATTTTGAATTAAgtcatattattaaaattacctattcctaattttttatagtgagtatacaattttttaatgataaataTATCTATCGTATTAAATCAGGAAgccaaaaattattatatttatacgaTTCAACTCTTGGAATCTGAGCCTTTAATGTGCATACATTATAGTTACTACCTCCTTGCCtaataacttaaatatttaaaggaatCGGAGCAACTTCAAAGGTAAGCACAAACGCAATAAAGATGATATCAGTTTCCCGAAAATAACTAAGACAATTACAATCAGCAACTAATTTCATAAATTACATAAATTATGCCCTCATTGGTAATTGAAGTGGGTGTGAAATCAAAAGAGAGCGCTCCCGCAGGACATGAATAAACAAACAGTCGCAGCTTGAAGGAAGCAATGGGAACATAAATCCCCGGGATACGTTCGTTTGGTCGGGGAAATGAGGTCATCAAGTGGCTCTCAGTATCATCATCAGCATGCAACAGGTAAACGAGCGACAGAACCGGCGGGGCGGGCGTAAAAGCCATGGACTAGACCCATAGACGTGGCCTATCGAGGACCTCAACGATGTGGCCGTAAACGTTAATGACTTGTCTCATTTGCTAGCTGCAGCCCATAAAGCGCTGCTGCTCCTAGGTGTTCGTCCTGTAAAAGGAGCGTCTCCTCCTTAAGTTTCAAGCAGCTGCTAATGTGAATGCATCGAAAGATGAAGGTTGTTAGGTCGCAAAAATCTGAATTGCAAATTAGCTTCTTGTTTGTATGAAATTTCAGGGAACTTAAATTGAACATGTACTGTAACTGAGAATAGTTGGAACATAAGAGATATTGGAAAGCAAAAATTATATGGTAACCTTCTGCTTaaatcaaaatctaaaattcaTTCTTGTTACTTAGCTATAAAATTTGATGTATCTACGCTTATTACttctttttcttattttaatattcttttcAGCAATACttacaatttacaaaaattgGCAACTCTTATAAAGtggtaaaaaatatctttttcgtTATCACTATTTTGTTATCTCAGCAAGGGCACAGCAATGCGTGGCATATGGACGCATTTCCGTGTTTTGGGTGGCCGGAGTGCATGCGAAACTCTTAAAACACTTTACAAGTGCGCACAGACAGAAGGAGATAATTGTAATGCCCACAGCGCGGTCTGTTCAACTTTGAgctcataaaatatttgttagatTAAGCAGCTAGTGGgtgataaataaaaactaatgaCTGGGAGGCTTACTTCCGCCCACCCTCCAGCGAGCTGGTTCaaatggaataataaaaggCCAAAAGCAGGCAGGTCCCGCCGGCAGACCCTAAAGCCAAACCCAGAGCCAAACATAATCAGGACACATTTATTGCCACCGATAAATAATGCTCGAAtgttaattggaaatttaatcTCGCCGTCGCAGCGAAAGAGTTGCAAGTGCTGGGAGTAAAGGCGGAGGCGGTGGGAAGAATCgcagaaaatgaaaatgcaattttcacGTGGCAATCTAGACCCTCCCCCGAATCCCGCCTAATCCGGCGGCTTTATTCCGGTTTCACTTTGAGTTCCGTTCATTTTTTCGTCAGAATTTCGCCTGCGGCGAACGGAACTTTAAAATTAGCTAAGGACAAATGTCGctgggcaaatatttgcccgAAGGACCTGGCGTGGGCTTCATTAATGTGTGCCTGACAGGAGCCGGCAGGACAATGGCCGTGTCCTTGGCCGTGTGATTTATCTGGTCATATGATATTTTCGAGGgagcaaattaaaattacgtCAGTCAGTCAGCTACCGAAAACTGGAAACTTCAGACCTCTTCAAatgcgtatcaaaatgtttttcgagTTTCCCATTTGGCGCGGGAGAGTGGAGCACTTGAAGTTGTATCGAGTTTCCTCGGAAtccgttttgtttttgtggttACGCTCTGATTTGCGAAAAATGCGGCTCAAAGTGAAGGAGTTATTCACCCAATTAGATTACAATTTTTGGGAAAACGTGGGCAGAAAGATgacaaaaataatgtttaataaTGTATGTTTTGCGGTTTGTGATCAATTTTCCCCTATTTGCCTAAGCttatcaattatttaaatgaggtattttttgtgtgtttaacctaattataataatCACAGTACGCGAATATTTCTAAACAAACAAGAAACTGGTCCACTAGACTTCGCCCCACAAATTTCTGCGGAAAATTATCTGCCTCATTGATGCCAACAAGCCGCAGGAAAGCCGCCATGAAAACTGTAGGCGTAttctaataaatattaaatgcaatttgatGGCGGTTTCGGCGGGAATCGACCAACCAAGCCAAAGCGAGACGAGCCAAGTCAAGTGAAGTTATTTATTATCAGCAACTCGATTCGAGATTGAAGTCCAAATCAAATGAAGTGAATGTTTTGTGCGTGGGCCTGATTTGCTAcgcttcataaataattcaCCTAATTTTCAATGAGCAGAGGAAGCAGTTGCTCCCGTTTTGGACTGTCATTAGGTGGCTCTGCGAAAGTCCCCAGGGAAATGGATGTACTGGCatacgcaaaacaaaaaacattacaAAAGATGGAGCCCAGAAATGGGGTGGTAATATATGGCCTATGAACTGCATGTATTCGTCAACTTGTGGGAGGGCAAAACGAACCTTTCTTCACCTTCAACGTTGTTAAAGGCCCATCAATTTGCAGAACTTTTATGAACTCATTTTAGGGAAACAGCTTTGAGTCAATTTGCACGGAACACATACAAATTGGCCTCAATTATTcattaaaatgatatttttgtttataaatgacATACATTTAATGTTTATCTGGTCCTGTATATTAAACTTCtggtgaaatatttatttatttatattaataataaaacctgcttatcattattttaaatatttaaaagtcaaagaaatctttttgaaatatattgtttttaaaacttgTTGCTGCTTGATAAAACCCTTTCGATTTAATGTTACGAGAAGAACAAACATGATATGATATCACCGGCAATAATTCCTTTGCCTGCAATTATTCACCTCTGGCACAATTTCCGCGCCCACAAATTAATTCTGGGAGACACACAACTGCTCATTTCAATTAGTCGCCAAAAACCCAATTGGCTAAGGTAAACACACAATTGGCCTGACCTGCGATACTCACCGATACTTGGAGACTGGGTGAGATTGGGAATTGGTAATTCAGTTGGCGTCGGTAAATTGGAATATTCCGGCGCCAGAACTTTCACGATCTGATGATTTCGCGAGCTATTTGCGTCTGTCCTTGCAAAATACTGTGAGCTTAGCGGCGGAGCCTCTGATCTGATCCTGTGGCTGGGCTTACTTGTGGCTGCTTCGCTGTCGATGTGAACGCCAAGAAGGGAAATTGGTAACTCGATGTTGGCGATGCCTGCTGCCGGCctttatatacaaaatagCAAACAGCACCCAAGGCAGCGAcgtcggcagcggcagcaacggcagcagaatcaacagcagcagcaggaagcACGAGCTGCCGGGAAaacaggaggaggaggcggtgggtGGGGCTTATTCGTTAGGGGGCGTCTGCTTAGGCAAGGCTTTATGCCTCATGTCAAGCCGGCACTGCAGCCAGCAGGACTTACACTTGTTTATGGTAGGTACCTGGCATGCTGCGAGGGTACATGAGGTAAATGAGGTGCCCAAAATGATACCTCTTTCGTTCATGCATTTTGTCATTTAGGGCGAATCAAAGCCTACTTTTAAGGGCTTTAAATATATGAATTTCAAGTATAACTCTCAACATTTCAGTTCAATTTACGTTGATATGATTAGCAATATCTTTAAGCCGTTATGATAATAGTAAATAATAGTAAAAgtatcttaaattaaaaaaatcatttaaattgtaaaacataCAAATTTGGAATGAATATAGTTTTATTTCAGTTGATTATATTAcacttaataattaaaaatagcttTCCTCTCCATCACCTAGAGCATTCCGCGGTCGCATACTCGTCGGAAATGTCAACATCCAAGTGCTTTTTGCCCGTACAATGGGGCGTATGAACAATGTCCAATTATTAATTCACCACACGGACATGGGACACTGCGAGGCGAGTACGTGGACCACCCACAAGGACCCCCGCCCCCGGTCGGCGTGGTGAGTAGCAGCGAGCGACGGCACCTGTTGCTGATTAACCCAACTCGTACGAAACCTGTTGCATACTTAGCAGCACCTATCTATGACGTAGAGATTACATAAAAAGGTCGCGATGCACCGGACAGTAGGCTTAGCGAGCGGCTTTACCCTCGCCATTGATTTATGGCCACTCGATAAGAAATTCGCGCCATGTGCAAAAGTGAGATTATGGTAGAAGCGCACACAATGGTGTATGTTTATACCCGGTAATCGAATAATATAATGTGGTATTGCAATCGGGGAAAATAAAGCATTTCCGCCCCTGAAtgcagaaaataatatttattacagAGAGAGTTTATATTTGTTAAGCACTGTCTCCGCTGATTGCAGTAGGTATAATGATCATTAAACTAAGGCATTTATATATGTAGTATTTGTATTAACAGAGCACAAAAACCCCCAACGGttggaatatttttagtttctttATTTTGGCTTGCAGTGTCTTAAAGTTGAGTAATCATTCTCGGTTGTCGGGTATCTAATGGTCGAAAAATAGTTAAGCGACTTCTGCTCCAGCCAGCGCTGCCGGACCATCAATTGACGGGGGCAATTAGatgtacataaaagtctattAATGTGTGCTCCAACAAACTCATTAATGGCCGCTATTGGCCAATAAAACTTTGCCATTCGCCTTTGCAGCCAAGGTGGTCTGGCAATAAACGTGCGTTGCACACTCAAACTGATCGCCAGTTTAGTTTAACAGTTCATTATGGGAAGGCACTTGACCCACAGATAATATTATGCATTGACTTTGAGTTGGCAATCAACAGCGCATAGTTGGCCAGAAGTTCAGGAGGTTGATTTGCATAGAAAGGAGAGAAAGATAGAAAGTGGGAAATCTCACCTGGGTGTTGGGAAATCAAACTAAGGAATGTGCACAAGGAGCCTTAAATAAACTGCGTAGtgtttaaaaaagtaataattttaaaggaaTTATGTAAAATTCATACAATTTATGTTCTCTTGTGAGAATATTTTGAAGCaatcaaattataaatttgtacCATTTTAAGAAAGTTTTACCACAAATGCAAAACCCATTTTTTACATTAATACTAAGCTTTTTTGGATATAGTATTTGAAAACCATAGTAAGCCAGTCTTGTTATTAGCTGGAAGACTAGTCAGCAGAGTCTTACGAAATCGAATTTATGTCATAGAACTTGCAATTTTGTATTGAAAGCCAAAATGATTTGTGTACCTTAACTGGAAGACGGGAAAGCAAAGCCCAAATTTGTAAGATataatattacgtatacgtaccTCAAGCATAGAATTCTGTAATGAGTAGTCTCAGATAATTGGACAAATCTATGAAAACATGAAACCGCAACCCCTTGCACACACCTCACCAATGAATAGATAAAGACATTATCTGATGAAGGTACTACTTCTGCTCGGAGCACGCCCACAACTGCCACCGAAATAGATCGCAATGGAACACGAACTAAGGGCGTGCGATGGATTTGCTCAGAGTTGCGATTTATGGCTATGTCAGTCAGCATTAGGCAGGATAGGTAGGATTACCTGTCTACCCGAAATTAGCCTCAAATAGTCAGAATTTATACTCCCTACTAGTATTGGATTAATTTATTCATGAATGCCGTTGGACTTATCGTTGGTGGTTTATTTATAACGCAGATTCACAGTGAGTTACAATTGCACAGACACAgttacagatacagatactagATACAGATACCACTAGATATAACTACAGAACTCGGGGATTTCAGTTAATTGCGCGAACAACTCTCTCATCAGCAAGGACAGAAACTGAAAACTGCTTTGTTCAAACACCTTTCTGGAGATCAGCTGGGATTTGGCGTTGGTTCGACATTTAGCCCACTCCAGAGGCGGATACTATGATGGATTGTATATTGGTGTTTTCTAAAAACAGCTGACGGCATTGAAATAGCACCGCCAGTACGCTCGGCCACCGCCGGATCCGGATGGTTGGATACGCCGGGGACCAGCTGGGGAACCGGAATTGGTGGAGGTTCCAGATCGATCTGCGCCCGCTCTTCTCTGAAAGCTCTTTGGCATTAACTGAAATTTTCTTACACATCGCGCTGCTAATTTTATGTCTTATATTGCAATTTAGGTTTTATGTTCCAACTTACTGTTTCGCCAGTCGCGCGATTGATCTGGTTCAAATCTTTGAAATCATAATCCATCATTGCTCCCGAATCATCGTCGCTGTACATCCCTGAATTACGCGATACGTTAGTTTGGGTCCCCAACAAGGCGCCATACCGACACTTACCATCCTCCCTCACCTGATGAGGCTCCAATCCGTTGTGATATTCGCCAAATTTACCATTTAGAATGTTCTTGTCCCCGAAGAATTCGCCGATCCGTTGTTCGCCTCGCTCTTGCTCGAGGGCGTGATGCAGAGCGACCATTAGTCGGTCCAGGAGCAAAGCTGCTCGCTTCGGGACCACCATCTTATGTGTGGATAGAAATTTTGAGTAACGTTAGATTATTGTTATTAAGAAGTAtgcacatttaaaaat
This window contains:
- the LOC108033250 gene encoding uncharacterized protein LOC108033250 isoform X2, whose protein sequence is MHHPPGQSSVHAARRHSARRRSPRSLAKSRNEAFPASRTYHLPALLIILLVLIQNFELHMCRQLMRYPGDKRSPDKLRSIGGSAAGEVTSPGAIPTPADGKRADGRTAPSQPEEIFSAPADEGYDEYPMVVPKRAALLLDRLMVALHHALEQERGEQRIGEFFGDKNILNGKFGEYHNGLEPHQVREDGMYSDDDSGAMMDYDFKDLNQINRATGETRRAGADRSGTSTNSGSPAGPRRIQPSGSGGGRAYWRCYFNAVSCF
- the LOC108033401 gene encoding uncharacterized protein LOC108033401 isoform X2 yields the protein MMKFVQILLCYGLLLTLLFALSEARPSAGETGPDTDGLDGQEADDVRGAYGGGYEMPAQAIYPNIPMDRLQMLFAQYRPTYSAYLRSPTYGNVNELYRLPESKRQVRYRQCYFNPISCFRK
- the LOC108033401 gene encoding uncharacterized protein LOC108033401 isoform X3, which encodes MMKFVQILLCYGLLLTLLFALSEARPSAGETGPDTDGLDGQEADDVRGAYGGGYEMPAQAIYPNIPMDRLQMLFAQYRPTAYLRSPTYGNVNELYRLPESKRQVRYRQCYFNPISCFRK
- the LOC108033250 gene encoding uncharacterized protein LOC108033250 isoform X1, whose amino-acid sequence is MHHPPGQSSVHAARRHSARRRSPRSLAKSRNEAFPASRTYHLPALLIILLVLIQNFELHMCRQLMRYPGDKRSPDKLRSIGGSAAGEVTSPGAIPTPADGKRADGRTAPSQPEEIFSAPADEGYDEYPMVVPKRAALLLDRLMVALHHALEQERGEQRIGEFFGDKNILNGKFGEYHNGLEPHQVREDGMYSDDDSGAMMDYDFKDLNQINRATGETLMPKSFQRRAGADRSGTSTNSGSPAGPRRIQPSGSGGGRAYWRCYFNAVSCF
- the LOC108033401 gene encoding uncharacterized protein LOC108033401 isoform X1 — protein: MMKFVQILLCYGLLLTLLFALSEARPSAGETGPDTDGLDGQEADDVRGAYGGGYEMPAQAIYPNIPMDRLQMLFAQYRPTSYSAYLRSPTYGNVNELYRLPESKRQVRYRQCYFNPISCFRK